Proteins found in one Phocoena sinus isolate mPhoSin1 chromosome 5, mPhoSin1.pri, whole genome shotgun sequence genomic segment:
- the UTP3 gene encoding something about silencing protein 10, which translates to MVGRSRRRGAAKWAAVRAKAGRDPADENDDNLESPPSPADSSYYQDKVDDFHEARSRAALAKGWSEVESGAEEEDGDEEEVLALDIADEDDEDEESAGNEEDDDDDSGSSMQSEAEASVDPSLSWGQRKKLYYDTDYGSKSRGRQSQQEVEEEEREEEEEAQLIQRRLAQALQEDDFGVTWVEAFAKPVPRVNEVETRVVKDLAKVSVREKLKMLRKESPELLELIDDLKVKLTEVKDELEPLLQLVEQKIIPPGKGSQYLRTKYNLYLNYCSNISFYLILKARRVPAHGHPVIERLVTYRNLINKLSFVDQKLSSEIRHLLTLKDDAGKAELNLKAKSTKAKPKSVSAVAASAVTDLSDDSDFDEAALKYYKKIEDGQKLKRKKEDSTEEQALEVQNAKRAITYQIAKNRGLTPRRKKIDRNPRVKHREKFRRAKIRRRGQVREVRREEQRYSGELSGIRAGVKKSIKLK; encoded by the coding sequence ATGGTGGGGAGATCCCGGCGGCGCGGAGCGGCCAAGTGGGCAGCTGTGCGAGCTAAGGCAGGTCGTGACCCAGCGGACGAAAATGATGACAATTTGGAATCTCCACCCTCACCAGCGGACTCCAGCTACTACCAAGATAAGGTAGATGATTTCCATGAGGCCCGATCTCGGGCTGCCTTGGCTAAGGGATGGAGCGAAGTGGAGAGTGGGGCCGAGGAGGAGGATGGCGATGAGGAGGAGGTTCTTGCCCTAGATATCGCCGATGAGGACGATGAAGATGAAGAGAGCGCGGGGAATGAGGAGGATGACGATGATGATAGTGGGAGCTCCATGCAGAGTGAGGCTGAGGCCTCGGTGGATCCCAGTTTGTCGTGGGGTCAGAGGAAAAAACTTTACTACGACACGGACTATGGTTCCAAGTCCCGAGGCCGGCAGAGTCAACAAGAagtagaggaagaggaaagagaggaggaagaggaggcacaGCTCATTCAGCGGCGTTTAGCCCAAGCTCTGCAAGAGGACGATTTTGGAGTTACCTGGGTGGAGGCCTTTGCAAAACCAGTACCTCGGGTAAATGAGGTTGAGACACGGGTCGTGAAGGATTTGGCGAAAGTTTCAGTGAGAGAGAAGCTGAAGATGCTGCGAAAGGAATCGCCAGAGCTCTTGGAGCTGATAGATGACCTGAAAGTTAAGTTGACAGAGGTGAAGGATGAGCTGGAGCCATTGCTACAGTTGGTGGAGCAAAAGATCATTCCACCTGGAAAAGGAAGCCAATACCTGAGGACCAAATACAACCTCTATTTGAACTACTGCTCCAACATCAGTTTTTATCTGATCCTGAAAGCTAGGAGAGTCCCTGCACATGGACATCCTGTCATAGAAAGGCTTGTTACCTACCGAAATTTGATCAACAAGCTGTCATTTGTGGATCAGAAGCTGTCCTCTGAGATTCGTCATCTGCTCACACTTAAAGATGATGCTGGAAAGGCAGAACTGAATCTAAAAGCAAAATCCACAAAGGCCAAGCCAAAATCTGTTTCTGCTGTTGCTGCCTCCGCTGTTACAGACCTTTCTGATGATTCTGATTTTGATGAAGCTGCACTgaaatactataaaaaaatagaagacggacaaaaattgaagagaaagaaagaagatagtaCTGAAGAACAGGCTCTTGAAGTTCAAAATGCAAAGAGAGCCATTACTTATCAGATTGCTAAAAATAGGGGGCTTACACCTAGGAGAAAGAAGATTGATCGGAATCCCAGAGTGAAACACCGGGAGAAGTTCAGAAGAGCCAAAATTCGCAGAAGAGGCCAGGTTCGTGAAGTTCGTAGAGAAGAGCAACGTTATAGTGGTGAACTATCTGGCATTCGTGCAGGGGTTAAAAAGAGCATTAAGCTTAAATAA